TCTAGTAGTGGCCTGAATGGCCAACAAATGGAGGGACGAGATCATCTAGCGAgagctatataatgtaaggaaCCCTCTAGGGATGGGGGGAccgaaagagggagagaaaaatattgtagtatCAAGAATAGGACTtataatcaaaattcaatagaCGCATATGTATAAGATTTAGTCTCCTTGGACTATGCCGAGGATGATTTACTTTATGTAAAACAATCGTAGTCTTGTTTTCTTTCCATTTGGGCTCACTATCTTATGATtcattaaagcctagttttctagcccactctctacaaatcaTTGTATGGGGCCTAAATCCTTTTTCCCTTTAGGCTTGAGTACAAAATCAAGTCCTTACAAttttagttttccttatttgtatttggttggggtggaaaagtggagagatggaaaaaatgagtttatgaaAATGTACTCAAATatccttattaaaaaatgatgtccaattttttttttttaaagaaagtggcaaacaaccaagaaaaaaaaattaaataaaagacaatcacctaaattcattaaaaaagaaaaattatgcctagaaaaaaaaaagaatatatatttaCTTGTACCATTACCACGCCCATGCCTAAGAAACACGttgccaaaaaaagaagagcaagTCTAGCACAAGTaagagaggaggaggaggtagttTAGtcatttattgtaattatttttctccTCTCTATTATCTCCCCAAATTAGGGAGATAGAATTTTGGTGGGTTACGCAGGAAAACAGTTTACTAATTTTCCGTCCTCCTCTTCTCCTTAACCAAGCAGACGTAAATCAGGTTTATCTTTacttttttatcatttattttctatcctctttgTTCCACTTTTTCCCAAAGGATGGGTTGTTCAACAAATCATATACTATTTGATCTCATTGCCACGTGGTTGTAACTTTCCCATCTAGCAAACAAATTCAAAAGGTTGGATTTTAGGCCAAAGCTTGGGACCCCATGGAAAAGACTCTAAAAAGCAATAGATATGTCATGAAAATCATGTCACCTTTAAGTCTTTAACAAGTCAAGACGTAAAATCCCCTTGAGCTCTGATTCATGGACTAAGTACATGAGTTTTCATTAGGTAAGTTTTAAGACTTGTATTTTGGAGGATGGAAAGTGTGGTTTAGCTGTTTTCAGCAATGCATGAAAATTCCACATGCATGAGTTTGGCATGTCACAGCTTAAATCATTCATTAAATCTTTACTTAAAAGCTTTAAATAAGACATCAAACCACTTGCAATTCACATAAAGGGTGACCatacttaaaaaattgttattttcaaacacgattttaaaaaagaacatattattttataccAAATAACTTTGCAACAATtccaatttaaataattaatataactaaAGTAGGAAAAATGTTATGTTGACAATATTTTCGTaatacttttataataaattctaaTTAGCAAATTATTAGCTTTTACtagttgggaaaaaaatttatttcaactatgaatttaaattagaactagtaataaTTATGATCTCAGATTTagtgtgaaaatattatgaaaatgttgaaaagtTATAACAAAAAGTATATTAGTTTGAATTCTGACCAATTCCCTTACCCCATTCTCTCCCTCATTCGCACTAATCAATTAGCAGCACCCGAAACACAAAAAGTCTAAAACCCTTCACCCAAATGAACCTTTTACGCTCAACAAGATTGTCCCTGCATACTCTGTTCCCTTCTCAAAAGCttttgacccttttttttttctccctctaaTGCGAAGCATTCTCTGTAAAACAAATATGTGAATCcacaacaaaaagagagagagagagagagagggagagagagaccaaACTCATATTACCATTGCACAATGaaacctcttttcttttcttttttctttttcttttttgtaatttttattagttttactTGCACTTTGTGAAGTTTGAATGcagtttttttaagaaatcagTTGAACATAAATGTGTAATTGTATAAATTGGAATTTGCGGGggtcaaaaacacaaaaatacaagaactTGGAAGCACTTTTGAAATTCTTGATCTACACAATTGATTTATGAGATATATGGGATGGAAATCCATAATGGGAGAACTAAACAGATaatcaaaagaagaaaggacTGAATCTCAGCTTTTAATACATAGATTAAGTTTTCCAGATATGTATactgcttgctcactcccaagtgcaggagatcataacaatataattctcggagtaccAAGGTCGAACcaaattaaacaataatttgggtgaagaagaaaaatacttttgctaggtgattgttaacaagaataataataaaaactaatttaaatcaataatgtaaatactagggcatcgaGATGTATAtcaatatgaaattctttgtgatctaagaaattatatatttcagaattcattgttcttatacaattaaatactTATGATTCAGTTGAACTGAAACAATTTAAGAACATGTGATAACCTAGATTAATAATGcagttagaaaagttttcaaaataactcattcactttaaaacctgatttatatttgaaactattagaatctaaacaataaaaaaaacatgattgaacctATGGAAAGTATGGAaaaactaatacatcaaaagaaatctaattgaacaatcaaatatgttgttaataaaatcctagaaagaatCATATTaaatattcataccgtatagaaaaaatataacCCCTAGCCTTAGTAAAaagtttaggctgccattagataaaagaaaatacaaggttttctttGCCAAATTTGTTCTACACAGCCTCTCTTCCAAACCCTAACAtcaaagtgtccaaagaaaatataacttttacaaatttaattttcatttagatTTACAGCAGTAACTTGTAAGTTAATTTTGGCCttcaaaaattgtgaattttgaaaaactcaaaacaagaaagttgtagatatttaagtcacgaTTCTAGCTCATCTAgtcttgtgtcaattggatttttgaggagagagatacgcCCAAAATACAAACCAGTgcttaaatttgatttttccttttttagatTCTACCTctttgatttatttccttatttgaaaCTTCTAAACATGGTAGATGACCCAAGCACTCgagctgcacctccttagacatttaagcatggtcctttagctccactttaattctagtttgacCTCCATTCTTTCACAAACtcctataaactcatctttctcacatgatttcctaaaagtaaaaaaattacatacaataaatgacatcttattcaagaaattatgtaaggATAAATAGTAGGAACTAATTCAAATCATGgtttaattatacaaattaaatatagCAATAAGGAGAAAACACCtagataaatatataacaagtatacattttaaggcgttattatatacaaatacataaaaGGGACAACACTCATAAGAAGTCTCCTTACTTTCTTGCTCCTAACCCTTCCCTCAATTTTTTTGAACTCCCAACCTATTGCctttctcctccttttatagCCAGCCCACTCTTTTTCCCGCTATTCTCCTCTCAGTCAGATTTTAggggatacttgtcccatcagagcTTCTTCTTGCCATTTCTTAATCATGAAAGTAGGCTTTTTAGGGGTGTCCTTACTGTTCAGGTTCGTCATTCAGCAACTAATGTAGCTGACATTAGGTAAGGATAGACTTAAATGAGGAGGTGATTATTGCATTGAGCTCTGCATTTTTCATAACTGGCTCCTCGAGAAAGTGATGATAGGAGAGCTCGCAACTTAAGCCACGACCTTCTTGGGAAAAGGGCTCCATGGATTACCTTGATTCAGAGCTTGATTGGTCTCTCTCCCACGAGAGGTTCTTCTATCCTTTCTTAGTCTCTAATCAGGCCCTCCTCTTGGGTGGGGTCTTGGTTCCTAGGGGTTCTCTCTTATTAGTTTAGGGTCTTCAGGAAAATCTAGGTCCATTTTCTCGTAGTTTCAAGTCCACCCCCCTGCCTTGAAAGATTTTAATAGAGAATTGTATCTGAATTGATTTTTGGGTTAAACATCAGGTTTTGGATTGGTTGTATTGTTAGTAGTATTATTATATGTTATTATGTGATTATAATCAATTGTgtctattgaaaattttaaaaaaaaattgaaaagagaaaaattcaaGGAAGGggtactttttaaaaaaaaaaatataaataagtttttagaTTTCTTTGAGTATCTGATTATTCTCTTGGGCATGTGCAGTTCCCTTGTCCCACACACACTAGGTTATTAGGAGGAATCTCATGAAAGTGGACCCAAGACACCAGTAAGTGGTTTCGAAACCAGGATCTCATGGATATCATATGACTTTAGAAACCACTAAGTCAACCCCTTGAGGTTTTGGGAAGGGGTACTTAGTTTGTGCATAAATTGATGATAAGAAAAACATTTAGAGCTTTGGTTGCTCGGTTAAATTGGTTGCTCACCCAAAGCTCCCAAAGTGTAAGGTTGTGGCATTGGTGGTTTTGATAACTGGGGCGAGGCCAACCTTGTCTTGATCAGTAAAACTAAATCCATGTTGTTGATAGTCCTAGTCCCACCATGGATTccctcaaattttctttttttatttaatgactAATGTCCTAGATTTTCAttctataaaatttgaaaatcctTACCTGCAAACGCATTCGCTGTctctttatataattttagcatttggATCTAGATACTTTTCTTCGCTACTCTATTTGTTTATTTCCATTTTATTCCGTTACTTGTAAAATTTAGGGCTATATTggttaatattttaaaacttgtTCTAAAAATAGCTGAAAACTTGTTTTGAGAATTCATTCCTAGAATCCACTTTTATTTAGTTGTTTCTGGATACCATATCTACTTTTTGTCgtattcttattttttcaaagtacttgtaaatatttgaatttgtgATCTTATGCTTTCTAAATACTTgtatttataatatttgaaaTATGTTATATTGGTCGGGTTTTGGTGCTATAATAAGAAACTCTTCAGGTGAGGTTACGGCGGGCATGTCATTGAAGGGTCCTTACGTAAATAGCAGTGAGGAGGCTGAGGTGTTGGCTTGCCGAAGAGCTGTGAAATTCTCAAGGGAAGTTGGCTTTTCTCAGGTGATTATTGAAGGAGATTGCTTAAATGTGATGAGGGCTCTATCTGTTTCTACAGAGAATAGCTCAATGCTTGGCCACATCTATGAAGACATCAAGTTCAATTTTAGAGAAATGCAGGTCCTATCTATTAATTGGGTAAAGAGAGGTGGAAACATGGTTGCTTATACATTAGCAAAACATGCtagaaatttaattaatgatttaTATTGGATTGAAGATACTCCACCGCCGGCGGTGGATACTTTGTATTATGATTCTTTACATTTCAATGAATGATTAATTGGTttgccttcaaaaaaaaaaagttatattggCGGATACTATTTATCCTTCATTAATAGTAAAACTTGTTGATTGGTGATAAAATTTTGGGGAAAATGAGCTTTTGCccattttacacaaaaaaatctagcattttgcccctttcccaaactaattaggaaaatgcccctcttttgaaattcgattttctcaaaatcgagtttcaatgtaaaactcgaaCTCTAGAGCGGCATTTTAAAGCTCTATAGCAGCGTTttttcatggaactcgagctccatgaactcgagttctatgcaaatttattattattattattattattattattattattattattatttttaagtttgatcgccccatactcgattttctacaaatcgagttttacgTTGAAACttgttttctcaaaatcaagtttcaaaagaatgacatttctctaattagtttggaaaatgggacaaaatgctaatttttttgtgtgaaatgagcatttgcccattttggccataAAATTTCTAGGCGGTTCACTGATCAAATGATTTACATATTTGCTTTGTGTTATATATGGGTTCTATGTTTGAACTTATATTAATAGGCACGTGCATATATGCGTATTTtctttattctaaaaaaaaaaaaaaaggcacgtGCAACACAAGGGTTCCATAAAAGTAGCATTACAGCCTTAGTGAGTTGGTCTCCTCTGAATCGAGGTATCAGTATTACCCAAACTGAATCCAAGCTTTTCAACCTCGAGCTCAGCCTTAGTTCAAACCAACTTGACTTACAACTCATTACTTAGAAGCTCTTGGGCTTTTGTTATGCTCGGGTTAGCTTGTAATCTACTACTGGGTTAGGTTGATGGGCTTGGGCTTAACCTAACTTGTTCATGGTGCTCATATCAAAGTTGGTAACTAACGTAAAGGTTAAATCAAATATATTAGactcccaaaattttgaaaatgatttctAATGATTTCAATGTCACAACAACTAAATCAAGTGTATAAGTCAGTTGAAGTGGAGGCCATGACAGCTATCAGAGGTATAGAATTCGTGGCAGAGCTGGGCTTCGATAGAGTGGTAGTTGAGGGTGATTCAAGCATCGTGGTGAATGGTTTGAAGACGAGTTTGTCTTCCTATGGTTTGCTTATTTCAGATGCGTGTGTTTTTTAGCACATTTTTTCTGAATTGTCCTACTCTCATGTTAAGAGAGAAGATAACAAAGTTGCACATTATTTGGCTAAACTAGTAGTAAATTACCCAGATAATGTAATATAGACGGAGAATGTTTCACTAtcaatttattcttttgttCAGGCTAATTTAGCCACcgttttgaaataaaataactcagtgtcttacttctcaaaaaaaaaaaaaaaaaactcttataaaaattcatatttatttaaGAGTAAGACTTAGGCATAGTACTTAGGTGCTGCTCATTAGGTTCATCTCTTAAGATTCTGTCATATGActacttaacttaaaaaatacacttccgtTCATGAAAAAAAACCATATGGTAGAATCTTAAGAAAAGAACATAAGGAATAGCACCTAAACTACTGTAcataagttttgtcatttatttaattataagaacttaatttttctattttgcatactcacttttcaaaacatcccacatcaaattatcaattttacactacatttcatcaaaatatcaaattttcttgattttttaatagtttctctttcttcacacatAACAACCAGCATCTACTCTCTTCCTTTATTCTCAAaattcgtaaaaaaaaaaaaaaaaactaaatgtaaaatgaatagtgtcaatataaatttacaaggTTATTAtagcaaacttgtaaatttacacaattatacacGGACTTATATGGGTCAATTTTAGGCaataaaacaacatttttaatactcctaaacaaatttttttttttaaaaaaaaaagcaaagtaatgaacaatatttttctattttatatactcACTTTTTAAAACACCCCACAtcagatttttaattttatactatatttcattagaatataaaaattttcttgattttataaaattgtttccCTTTCTTTACATGCAAAAACTATCATCCACTCTTTTCTTTCATCCTCAAAATGcgtaaaaaaatgaatataaaattaaatgtaaaatgaatagtgccagtgtaaatttacatggttATTGTAGCAAACTTGTAAAATCATTTTTAGGCaaaactatgtaaattttacacttttttctattatacatgAACTGATATGAATGCTTTTACTATCCTACCAAGTTGTGGCAGTGATTtttaaaatacctaaattttaagtaacaaatACCAAATGGTTCaaagattgaaaaatattattgatatacTCATCTCCTTCGCCTAATCAATTACTTAGCAAATAATTAAGTCACGGATCTTGCTTGGTTTTCCTCCCAAAATCAATTTTAACCACCCTAGCTACTTCCCTCATCTATCGGCAGGTTTGATTGAGCCAGGCGTGAGGagagtttacatttttttttttttcgagtattgtaaaatgatgtatTTGAAAAATTTGCTGGCTGTTTGATAGTCaataaaaacaacatttttaatactcctaaacaaaaagtgaaaaaagaaaaagaaagtaataaatGCTCCTTAAATTATGACTTTAGAGTCACACCCGCTATATCAACATGTAGCTCTTAATCTTAGCTCAAATTAGGCTTTAGCTTTTTCACAAGCCCAAATAAAACAGACTAAAAAATGATTTGTTAGACGAAAAGTCTGCCCAAACGGCTGGTAGTGGCATATCCTTTTCCTCGTCATTCACCATAGAACCTAAATAAATTGTGCTTATATATTATCATAACATGAGAACCCAAAGTCAAGCAAGtctttgaaacttgaaaatttgtttgCTTCTAGCAAGTCTTTGCTGTTGCTGGTGAAGAAAATTCATAGAGAATGACCGTTGGACACGGGTGGCCAAACCAAACCTTTTACGGTAGCAAGTTCAACCACGAATCCTCATTCAATTTAACAAGGTGTTGGGATACAGCGCAAATTCAATGGACAATGGAGTCAATCATGCTTAGAACTTTGCAAGAAAAAGGGCGAGTCGATAAGGcaacaaactatatatatatatatatatatatgttatcaTTGTATTGGAGAGAGTGTTGCGAAGACCTTAGTGAAGACTTTCAATTCTCAAGTCATCGTGATTTGTTTGCCTTTTCAGTGAACGGGTTTATTacaaaatccaattttgcggGGGTTGTTTTGACTATAATACTTGTGTTCGTTTGTCTTTTAATCATTTGAAGTGATAAAAGTGCAATAATCTTACTCTATGTTCATCCAAGTCCAACTAGGAAAAATTAATGGCAAAGAAAGCAAAGCATAGACCAACAATTGTTTATAATCTACGCAAGGGTCCCATCGTCACAAGCTGTtcaaaactcaaacattgattCCAAATGGTTTACAGAGATTATGTACAATTTTCACATACCTAACGTGCAATTTGgtctaattaaattttgatacgCAATTCTTTTTTAATACAATCGTCAGAGGAGGACAGaggtttgttttcttttctaaccaagattacaattttttttctaagatataTGTCATTTTCTATGAATTTTAGAGGGACGGGACCCCAAGTCTCCTTGGCTCCCTTAAAAATCAAAGACGACAATTATTTGTGTCACCATCTGAAGTTACCACTGCTGTATTCTTGTATATTGTATTATACGCGTGTGTGTGGATCTTCAATAAGGGACCCCAAGTCTCCTTGGCTCCCTTGAAAATCAAAAACGTAAATATGTTAtctatttcaataattttaatgatacatattttttcacaatttatttttgcatacaaaattttttaaggaCTAGTGATAAACTATCATCGTATTAGAGCAtatgaaacaaattaaattatcatgttgtgattgataatgtttttttttttgatgcgATGTGCTTGATATAGTTAAGAATATGtgtgtttttcaaattttttgtaatttagtaGCATAATATAGGCTCATTCCTTTAATAAAAGAATTAGAACTCAAATCTCCTCCTCTATTGTTATAGCGATTTAAAGGACACCTAAAGTTTTCGAAAAAATTACACCTcgaagaatttttttaaattaaaaaaaaaaaaaagttatcatcctttttattttgtaagaATTGTTCACAACTTGCTTTGCGGACTTGGTTGTAATTTCCTGGGGCATATCCTATGACTAATCTCTTTCCTCTCTTATTAGATACTGTCATCTTGGGTGTAGTTTACGTTGGAGGATGATCGTCTGCCCCAGtgctgtctctctctctttgaagtttgaataaAGATGCAACTTTCTCATAAAATAACAATGACAATAATTATGGTGTCCCTAAGAGAGACAGGGACATCACATGCGAAGACAGTACTAATGacttaatctttgccatttcaattttcaactagTGGAAAATCATTACTTGTGTTTACCGACAATTGGGTTGGGgtggcattaaaaaaaatcaagtgcgaaccaaaatttttttttgaaaggtgaAGGTAAAATTATCATATTGATTtgtaatttaagaaaaattcaaagtataatatatatatatatatatatatatatatatatatatatatatatatatatatatgtctttgtgcattaattttttttaaaattttttaagtgaagAGATCCAAAGTAAGTCAAGATCATTTGCATCCGGTTTGTAAACCGATGTCttttaccatctaaaaaattacattttctattatacaaACCCATTTTACCAGACAACCTACGTCCAAGTTACTATACTTTAATCACTTTagttaaatattctttttatattctttatttaccattttaaaaatttttcctttctctctcattcATTTTGTACAAGAATGACTGCAGATCTACTGATACCACCCCCACCCCACCCCCACCACCCCCCCCACCATCGCTGCACTACACACACTTGATACCATCACTGCCAACAATCCACATAAACCTACAATTCACCATCAACATTCAACACCAAACCGGCAAACCCAGACCTAGACCCAAACTTGAGAGAGAAGCCTCACAGAGGGGGAGGTAGAGGATAGAGTGGTGaacaaaacccatcaaacccaagACCCACGGTAAGCAAAACTCACGGCCACACATGGCTCACGACCCCACGGCGACCGAAATCCCACAACCTAAAACCCGATCTGAAACCCACGGCCACCCAATCTGAAGCCCACAACCATCAATCTGAAACCCACGGTCACCTGATCTGAAACCCACTGCCAGGCCAATCTGAAACCACTGCCACCCAAAGTcgatcttgagagagagagagagagagagagagagagagagagagagagagagagattaaaaaatcaatttttttttttttttacaaactcaTGAACAGTAATAGCTAGGATGGAAaattttttgagtttacaaCCCTAGATGGAGCATGattttaagtgtttagttgctaaaatagcaactggggggggggggggaggggttTTTACAcccaatgctagtgctctaattCATATATAGAtagaaattaatttgaaatagCGTACATTAattatgtttctaaaaaaaagtatgcattaatttacaaagtttagctacaaaattgctTGTAACTTAAGACTACAatattactcaataaaataaatataactacatattttgaaaatctaacaagtgaattgcatgttctttacgcttttaacatacatgttaaattttgtgtcaataacatattatttactatatgatctataagcttatattttatacataattttaaattacaaaaacttacaatttttaaacactttattgatgacataactattgatttttaattttatagaaattttgcaagcatggtataagaaaaagatgtaatttaatgatagatttgtcaaaattcacatctaaatctaataaaaagatattgagtaaagttgtaacctaagactacaaccaattttgtagttaaattttgtcctacattaattatatattttaagaaacttttatgagaaactgataaaattgtccaaaaaattagtaacctttttattttcacataaaaaaatttcttaaaatgatttaCTAATGTATGTTCTTAAAAACATACTCCAATAAAACCCTTATAATTGTGATTGTGACCATTATAGCAAGTACTAAAGTGGATACAAAAGTTTTAGAACATGATTTATATGTTTCTACAATCTTATAATTGAATTCTCTTCAGTCTTCACCACCCCACCATTGCATGTGAATGATTTAATATTCAtatttacaaaacaaaagtcacaagttacttaataaaataaatattattacatatattGAAAATCTAACCGCTGAATAatatgttctttacactcttaatacacatgttagattttgtgtcaatcagatgttatttactatatgatctataagcttatattttatgcacaattttaaaaatttaaacactttattgataacatagttattgatttttaattttatagaaattttgcaagcatagaggatataagaaaaagatgtaatccaatgataGATTTgccaaaattcacatccaataaaaagatattgagtaaggttgtagtcttagattacaaccaattttgtagctaaactttgtcttacattaagggtccatttggataccgcttattttgttgaaaactgaaaataataaaaaaattattattcacGCGCATTGCACTGTTCACATGCCTAAAAG
The sequence above is drawn from the Castanea sativa cultivar Marrone di Chiusa Pesio chromosome 5, ASM4071231v1 genome and encodes:
- the LOC142635146 gene encoding uncharacterized protein LOC142635146; amino-acid sequence: MLYWSGFGAIIRNSSGEVTAGMSLKGPYVNSSEEAEVLACRRAVKFSREVGFSQVIIEGDCLNVMRALSVSTENSSMLGHIYEDIKFNFREMQVLSINWVKRGGNMVAYTLAKHARNLINDLYWIEDTPPPAVDTLYYDSLHFNE